CTCCTATTTTGGAAGACTATGGTTTGACTATGCCTCAAGCATTCAAACTGTTCTTGAATCAAATCGTTAAAACTAAAGCGATTCCTTTGTCTTTTGACTATGCACGAGAACCTGCTTTAACTCCTAAAGCAGCAGCCAAGTTACTTCAATCTTTAAAAGAGATTGAAAATGGCGAGTACACCGAGTACGAAACGGTAGAAGAAGCGATTAAAGCTATGTCGGAAGAAGCACATGGCTAAACGTAAGATTATCGTAACCAGTTCTTTTAAACGTGATATTAAAAGACGTTATTTAGAACTGGTTACGGCTGAATGGGCAGAAGTATTAGATTGTTTAGTCGCAAATAATC
The nucleotide sequence above comes from Acinetobacter sp. WCHAc010034. Encoded proteins:
- a CDS encoding type II toxin-antitoxin system RelB/DinJ family antitoxin, which encodes MSAVNFNMRLEAELKEQVTPILEDYGLTMPQAFKLFLNQIVKTKAIPLSFDYAREPALTPKAAAKLLQSLKEIENGEYTEYETVEEAIKAMSEEAHG